Proteins from one Vibrio pomeroyi genomic window:
- a CDS encoding HlyD family type I secretion periplasmic adaptor subunit, which produces MSNNQIEHHLRKALVSNNEASKVTADDTIVLASAMTSVHKTLLIIFLLALVAIAVASQARIDIVVSVRGELLLESDVEKVQHLEGGILEELLVRKGEVVYEGQPIARIRSLDRNTQLDTVNTEIVQLELDKIRYESLRDMVEPNFATFIEQYPEQVQTNMNTWRQEFSKNRSNEELITHDIKHKNSLISSMLKRRKSSENQLSLIRKQLNIKNTLYKEEMASYVDVLNMKVQESNMVREIENLDESVMNERFQLDKLEKQHRDLVENRNSEYQAQIIQVNKDLKLKRILQPQHSDKVDRLIVYSPVDGVVDKLHFNFRSAVIPPGESIADIAPINNSLHGEAKIPRKDMGFVEIGQAVKVKMDTYNFAKYGFVEGTIASISRSSYEEEDAEFYLAEIEIDQNFLERGGTQYKLSPYMEFTADVKTGSRRVIEYAAKPVMSAIEDAFDER; this is translated from the coding sequence ATGAGCAATAACCAAATAGAGCATCACCTCAGAAAAGCACTCGTATCGAACAACGAGGCGTCTAAGGTCACAGCGGATGACACCATCGTACTTGCGAGTGCTATGACTAGCGTTCATAAAACCTTGCTCATCATATTCCTACTTGCTTTGGTTGCGATTGCCGTGGCGTCACAGGCACGTATCGACATTGTTGTTTCTGTACGTGGCGAACTGCTATTAGAGTCTGATGTTGAGAAGGTTCAACATCTAGAAGGCGGGATTTTAGAAGAGTTATTAGTGAGAAAAGGTGAAGTCGTTTATGAAGGCCAACCTATCGCGCGAATCCGCTCACTCGACCGTAATACTCAGCTCGATACCGTGAACACGGAGATCGTTCAGCTTGAGCTCGACAAGATCCGTTATGAAAGTTTGCGTGACATGGTAGAACCCAATTTCGCCACTTTCATTGAACAGTATCCAGAACAAGTACAGACCAACATGAACACGTGGCGACAAGAGTTCTCTAAGAACCGCTCAAATGAGGAGCTCATCACGCACGATATTAAGCACAAGAATTCCCTCATCAGTTCTATGTTGAAACGCCGCAAGAGTTCAGAAAATCAGCTTTCCTTGATTCGTAAACAACTCAATATCAAAAACACACTCTACAAAGAAGAAATGGCCTCTTATGTCGACGTTCTCAATATGAAAGTACAAGAATCCAATATGGTTCGTGAGATTGAAAACCTTGATGAGTCAGTGATGAATGAACGTTTCCAACTCGACAAATTGGAAAAGCAACACCGAGATTTGGTTGAGAATCGTAACTCTGAATATCAAGCGCAAATCATTCAAGTGAATAAAGACCTTAAGCTAAAACGCATCTTACAACCGCAGCATTCTGACAAGGTTGACCGCCTTATTGTCTACTCACCAGTGGATGGTGTGGTCGACAAACTTCACTTCAACTTCCGCTCTGCGGTAATACCGCCAGGCGAAAGTATCGCTGATATTGCACCAATCAATAACTCGTTACACGGCGAAGCAAAGATCCCACGTAAAGACATGGGTTTTGTTGAGATTGGCCAAGCAGTGAAAGTAAAAATGGACACTTATAACTTCGCCAAATACGGATTTGTTGAGGGAACCATCGCCTCAATCAGCCGTTCATCCTATGAAGAAGAAGACGCTGAATTCTATTTGGCAGAGATTGAAATTGACCAAAACTTTCTTGAACGAGGAGGTACTCAATACAAGTTATCACCTTATATGGAGTTTACTGCCGACGTGAAAACGGGCTCACGCCGTGTAATCGAATACGCTGCGAAACCAGTGATGTCTGCTATCGAAGATGCATTCGATGAGAGGTAA